The Geomonas ferrireducens DNA segment CGGCGGCGGATGACGACCTGGGCGGGAATGTGGAACTTTTCTAAAAAAGCGAGGAAGAAATGGAAGAGTTGACGTTGGAGTGCAGGCAAGACCCCGCGCATCCCGGAACCCGGGTCCTTAAGGTTGCAGGAGAGGTCTCCATAGGCGTAGCCGGAAACTTCAAGGGGGCGCTCATCGAGGCGCTCTCGAGTGGAAGCGAGGTGCAGGTGGACGTCTCCGCACTCACCGGAATAGATCTGACCGGCCTGCAGCTTCTTTGTGCGGCCCACCACAGCGCCGGGACGGCTGGCAAGGAACTCCACATCGTGGACGGCGGTAACCCGACCTTCCGCGACATGGCGACCTCGGCAGGATTCCGCAGGCATACGGGTTGCGCCTACGATCGAGCGTGCAGCTGTATCTGGGTAGGAGGAGATAACTAATGGCAAAAGTAATCATGACCGCGGACGATTCCGCGAGCGTCAGGCAGATGGTGACCTTCACCCTGAAGCAGGGGGGGTATGAGGTGGTCGAGGCGGTCGACGGCAAGGACGCGCTGCAAAAGCTCGCCAGCACCAAGGTCGACATGCTGATCACCGACCTCAACATGCCCAACCTGGACGGCATCGGGCTGATCAAGGGGGCCAGGGCCCTGGCAAGCTGCAAGTTCATCCCGATCGTCATGCTCACCACCGAGTCTCAGGATTCGAAGAAACAGGAAGGTAAGGCGGCGGGCGCTACCGGCTGGATCGTCAAGCCGTTCAAGCCCGAACAGCTCATGGCGGTAGTCAAAAAGGTGCTAGGATGATCGACCAACACCGGCAGGCATTCAAGGAGGAGGCGTACGAGCTCCTGGCTGAGCTGGAAAGCTCTCTTCTCGAGCTCGAGGAACGACCCGACGACCAGGACCTGATCGGCAGGGTGTTCCGCGCCATGCACACCATCAAGGGGTCCGGCTCGATGTTCGGCTTCGACGACATCGCGAGCTTCACCCACGAGGTGGAGACCATCTTCGACATGGTGCGTAACGGCAAGCTCCAGGTCACCGGACGTCTGGTGAACCTCACCCTTGCCGCCCGCGACCTGATCCGGGCCATGCTCGATGCCGCGGACAGCGGCGAGGCGACCGACCTGCAGGCAAGCGCCGAGATCATCGTCGGGCTGCGCGAGCTCGCGGGGTTCCAGGGGCAGGTTGCCGCTGCGGCACAGAAGGAGGAGGTGCACGAGGCGCAAAAGGACTCGGTCACCTACCGGATCCGCTTCGCCCCGGCGCGCGAGATCTTCGTCTCCGGCACCAACCCGCTCACCCTGATCGCGGAGTTGAGGGAATTGGGTGCCTGCACCGTGGTGGCGCAGACGGCTGGCTTCCCCTGCCTCGAGGAGATGAACCCGGAATCCTGCTACGTCTACTGGGACGTCATCCTCACCACGGACCAGGGGGAGAACGCCATCCGCGACGTCTTCATCTTCGTCGAGGACGACTGCGAGCTGAAGATCGAGCCGATCGCCGAGCACAACCGCTACGAGGAGCAGCAGGATTACAAGAGGCTAGGCGAGATCCTCGTTGAGCGCGGCGACATCACCAGCGACGATATGAGGGCCGTCCTCTCCCAGCAAAAGCGCTTCGGCGAGCTGGCCATATCGCAAGGAATCCTGCACGAAGGGAAGGTGCAGGCGGCCCTGGCGGAGCAACAGCATATAAAGGAAGTCCGCCAGGAGAAACAGGTTGCCGAGGCCTCCTCGAGCATCCGCGTCCCCGCGGAGCGGCTCGACCTGCTGGTCAACCTGGTGGGCGAGATGGTGACGGTGCAGGCGCGCCTGTCGCAGACGGCGGCCCAGCGCGCGGACAGCGAGCTGATGGCGATAGCCGAAGAGGTGGAGCGGCTGACCGCGGAACTGAGGGACAGCGCCCTCAACATCCGGATGCTCCCCATCGGCAGCACCTTCAGCAAGTTCAAACGCCTCGTGCGCGACCTCTCCGCCGAGCTCGGCAAGCAGATCGAGATGACCACCGAAGGTGCCGAGACCGAGCTCGACAAGACGGTCATCGAGAAGCTGAACGACCCGCTCGTGCACCTGATCAGAAACAGCATCGACCACGGCATCGAGCGTCCCGAGGCGCGTGTTGAGGCCGGCAAGCCCGAGCGCGGCACGGTGCACCTTTCCGCCGTCCACTCCGGCGACAGCGTTCTCATCACTATCGCCGACGACGGCGCCGGACTCGACAAGGAGGCCATTCGCACCAAGGGGATCGAGCGGGGGATCATCCCGGCCGGGGCCGAGCTTTCCGACAAGGAACTCTTCAACCTCATCTTCGCCCCCGGCTTCTCCACCGCCAAGACGATCTCCTCGGTCTCCGGGCGCGGCGTCGGTATGGACGTCGTGAAACGGGCCATCGAGGCGTTGCGCGGTTCCATCGACATCACCAGCGTGCGCGGCGAGGGGACCCGCATCACGGTGAAGATCCCCCTTACCCTGGCGATCATCGAGAGCCTCTTGGTAAAGATCGGCAAAGACTCCTTCATGATGCCCCTTGCCCTCGTCGACGAGTGCGTCGAACTCACCCGGGAGGACGTGGCCGCGGCCCACGGCAGGAATTTAGCCCACGTACGCGACCAACTCGTCCCCTATATCCCGCTTCGGGAGCATTTCGCGATACCCGGCGCCCCTCCGGAGATCGAGCAGATCGTCATCACTCAGGTGAACGGGGTGCGGGTCGGTTTCGTGGTGGATCACGTGATCGGTGAGCACCAGACCGTGATCAAATCGCTCGGGCGGGCCTACAAGGACACCGAGGGGATCTCGGGCGCCACCATCCTGGGCGACGGCACCGTGGCGCTCATCCTCGACATCCCACAGCTCGTGCAGGCGGCGGAGGCGGCGCAGTGATGAAGGCAGACAGGAGGTAGCGGTAAAAATGTACGCAGCGGAGGCCCTCAAGATGGAGGAACCAGGTCGAATCGAGCCGAGTGCGTCGCTTTCTGCGCGTGACTTCGGCAGGCTGAGCCGGTTTATCTACGACACCTGCGGCATCAAGATGCCCGACGTGAAGAAGACCATGCTGGAAGCGCGCCTGCAGAAGAGGCTTAGAAGTCTCGGCATGCACAGCTTCACCGATTACTGTGATTTCCTCTTCTCTCAAGAGGGGCTCGACAGGGAGCTGGTTCCCATGCTGGACATGGTGACCACGAACAAGACCGATTTTTTCCGCGAGCCCGACCATTTCCATTACCTGACCCATACCGTGCTTCCCGAATGGGTGAAGCGCCACCCCGGCGGGACCCTCGCCATCTGGAGCGCCGGCTGCTCGTCGGGCGAGGAGCCGTACACGCTCGCCATGGTGCTCTCCGAGTTCGCGGCAAGAAACCCCGGCTTCGATTTCAAGATACTCGCCACCGACATCTCGACCCGCGTGCTCGACAAGGCGAAGACCGCCATCTACACCGAGTCCCAGGTCGAGCCCGTGGCGATCGAACTCAAGAAGAAGTACCTTTTGCGCAGCAAGGACCGCGCAAGCGGCATGGTGCGCATCGTTCCGGAGCTGCGCGCCAAGGTGAATTTCCGCCGTCTGAACTTCATGGACGACGATTTCGGCATGCGCGAGCATCTCGACATCATCTTCTGCCGCAACGTGATCATCTATTTCGACCGGCAGACCCAGGAGAGGCTGCTGCAGCGCTTCCACCGCAACATGAAGCCCGGCAGCTACATCTTCATGGGGCATTCCGAGACGCTGAGCGGTCTCGACGTACCGCTGGTCAGCGTGTACCCGACGGTGTACCGGAAGCCGCGATGAGCACGGAGGGGGCAGGGGTCCTCTTCCTGAAACCGGGGCAGATAGTGGTAAGCTCACAACCGCTATTGGTGACCACCCTCTTGGGCTCCTGCGTTGCGGTTGCCATGTTCTGCCAAAGGCTGAAAACCGGGGGGATCTGCCACGCACAGCTCCCCACCTGCCGCGAAAAGGAAGCGGAGGGGAGGGCCCATCCCGGCAGGTACATGGACAGCGCCCTGAGCGAGATGCTGGCGCGGTTGCTGGAGAGGGGGGCGCTTGCCGGGGAACTCGAGGTGAAAGTCTTCGGCGGCTCCGACATGTTCCAGGGGGGCGGCCGTGGGCGAGCCGTCGGGAGGCAGAACGCGGAGATGGCGCTCGCGGTGCTCGCACGGGAGTCGATCAAGGTGGCGAACCAGGACCTTTACGGCGAGCGGGGGAGGAAGATCATCTTCCACACCCATACCGGCGCCGTGTTTCTCAAAAGGCTGAACCGATCGGGGGTATGCTAGATGCCCAAAAAGATAAAAGTGCTCATCGTTGACGACTCGGCCGTGGTGCGCCAGACGCTCGCCGACATCCTCTCCTCGGACCCGCAGATCGAGGTGATGTCGACGGCGGGCGACCCGTTCATCGCCGCGGACCGGATCAGGCAGGAGGTCCCCGACGTCATCACCCTGGACGTCGAGATGCCGCGCATGGACGGCATCACCTTCCTGCACAAGATCATGAGCCAGCACCCCATCCCGGTGGTGATGTGCTCGAGCCTCACCGATAAGGGGTCGGAAACCGCGCTGAAGGCGCTCGAGTACGGCGCCGTGGAGATCATCCAGAAACCGCGTCTGGGGACCAAGGCCTTTCTCGAGGAGTCGCGCGTTAGGATCTGCGACGTCGTGAAGGCCGCGAGCCAGGCGAGGCTCAGGCGTGTCCCGGTGACGACGCATCAGGTGGCCCCGAAACTCACCGCCGATGTCATCATGGAAAAGCCGAAAAGCCAGGCGATGATGCAGACCACCGAGAAGGTGGTGGTGGTTGGCGCGTCCACCGGTGGAACCGAGGCGCTGCGCGTCTTTCTTGAGTCGCTTCCCGCCGACTGCCCCGGCATCGTCATCGTGCAGCACATGCCCGAAGGGTTCACGCGTGCCTTTTCGCAGCGGCTGGACGGGCTGTGCCGGATCACGGTGAAGGAAGCCGAGAACAACGACACCGTGGTGCGCGGCCGGGCGCTCATTGCCCCGGGGAACCATCATCTGCTTTTGAAGCGCAGTGGTGCGCGCTATTTTGTCGAGATAAAGGACGGCCCGCTCGTATCGAGGCACCGTCCGTCGGTCGACGTGCTGTTTCGTTCCGCCGCGCGTTATGCCGGCAAGAACGCGGTGGGGATCATCATGACCGGCATGGGAGATGACGGGGCGCACGGCATGCTGGAGATGAAGCAGGCCGGTGCCCTGAACATCGCGCAGGACGAGGCGAGCTGCATCGTTTTCGGGATGCCCAACGAGGCGATCAAGCTGGGCGGCGTCGACTACATCCGTCCGCTGGACTCCATCAGCCGGGAGATGCTGAGGCTCTGTCAATAACGGACGTTCAACGTTCAGCGTTCACCGTTCGATGACATTTCATCCGTAGCCGCCGTTTTCTTTACGGCCTGTTGACGACGCCGCAGTCAAGGTGGTGTTGAAGCAAAGTGACAAGGTTGCTTGAACGCTGAACGTTGAACGTTGAACGTGTTTTTGGGGTGTTCACATGATTGACGAAAAGTTCTTTCTCGGGCGCCAGCCGATACTGGACCGGACGCAGCAGATCGTTGGATTCGAACTGCTTTTCCGCTCTCCGGAGAGCCTCTACGCGGCCAACGTCTCCGACCTGCAGATGGCTAGCGCGAGCGTCATCGTGAACTCCCTCTCCGAGTTCGGCTTCCAGGAGGTACTGGGGCGCCACAAGGGCTTTTTCAACGTCACCCGCGAAATGCTCATGAGCGATGCGCTGGAGCTTCTCCCGAAAGACCGCGTGGTCATCGAACTCTTAGAGACCATCGTCGCCGACGCGGAAGTCTTCGAACGCTGCCGCACCCTCAAATCACTCGGTTTCACCCTCGCACTCGACGACCACGTCTACTCGGAGAGCTTTCACGACATCTACCACCTCATAGATATCGTGAAGGTGGACGTCCTGGAGACCCCCGATACGTCACTCGCGGAGATGGTCGCCAAGTTCAGGAACTGGCCGCTCACCCTCTTGGCCGAAAAGGTGGAAAACGCGGAACACTACAAGTTCTGCTCCCAGCTCGGTTTCGACCTGTTCCAGGGATACTACTTCGCGCGCCCGGTGGTCTTGAGACAGAACAAGATCGACATCGGCAAGATCACCATGATGCAGCTCATGAAGCAGGTGATGGCCGACGCCGAGTGGTCCGAGATCGAGGAGACCTTCAAGCAGAACCCCGGGCTCACCTACAACCTTTTGCGCCTGGTCAACTCGGTCGCCATGGGGCTACGCGTACGCATCAAGACGCTGCGCCACGCCCTCACCGTCCTCGGCCTCGAACAGCTGAAGCGCTGGATCACCCTCGCCCTTTACGCAAACAACGACAGTAACGGCGTGCAGAGTCCGCTGCTCGAGATGGCGGCGACCCGCGGCAAGCTCATGGAACTCCTCATGCTGGCCTCGCACGGCCGTGCCGCAGGCGAAATTGCCGACCAGGCCTTCATGGTAGGGATTCTTTCACTCATAGACGTACTTTTCGAAGATTCCATGGCGGAGCTCATCGGGAAGCTCAACCTGGTGGACAGCGTGAAGAGTGCGCTGCTGCATAAAGACGGTGATCTTGGTGCGCTGCTTTTGCTTGCCGAGCTTCTGGAACA contains these protein-coding regions:
- a CDS encoding STAS domain-containing protein, giving the protein MEELTLECRQDPAHPGTRVLKVAGEVSIGVAGNFKGALIEALSSGSEVQVDVSALTGIDLTGLQLLCAAHHSAGTAGKELHIVDGGNPTFRDMATSAGFRRHTGCAYDRACSCIWVGGDN
- a CDS encoding response regulator; translation: MAKVIMTADDSASVRQMVTFTLKQGGYEVVEAVDGKDALQKLASTKVDMLITDLNMPNLDGIGLIKGARALASCKFIPIVMLTTESQDSKKQEGKAAGATGWIVKPFKPEQLMAVVKKVLG
- a CDS encoding chemotaxis protein CheA translates to MIDQHRQAFKEEAYELLAELESSLLELEERPDDQDLIGRVFRAMHTIKGSGSMFGFDDIASFTHEVETIFDMVRNGKLQVTGRLVNLTLAARDLIRAMLDAADSGEATDLQASAEIIVGLRELAGFQGQVAAAAQKEEVHEAQKDSVTYRIRFAPAREIFVSGTNPLTLIAELRELGACTVVAQTAGFPCLEEMNPESCYVYWDVILTTDQGENAIRDVFIFVEDDCELKIEPIAEHNRYEEQQDYKRLGEILVERGDITSDDMRAVLSQQKRFGELAISQGILHEGKVQAALAEQQHIKEVRQEKQVAEASSSIRVPAERLDLLVNLVGEMVTVQARLSQTAAQRADSELMAIAEEVERLTAELRDSALNIRMLPIGSTFSKFKRLVRDLSAELGKQIEMTTEGAETELDKTVIEKLNDPLVHLIRNSIDHGIERPEARVEAGKPERGTVHLSAVHSGDSVLITIADDGAGLDKEAIRTKGIERGIIPAGAELSDKELFNLIFAPGFSTAKTISSVSGRGVGMDVVKRAIEALRGSIDITSVRGEGTRITVKIPLTLAIIESLLVKIGKDSFMMPLALVDECVELTREDVAAAHGRNLAHVRDQLVPYIPLREHFAIPGAPPEIEQIVITQVNGVRVGFVVDHVIGEHQTVIKSLGRAYKDTEGISGATILGDGTVALILDIPQLVQAAEAAQ
- a CDS encoding CheR family methyltransferase, which codes for MYAAEALKMEEPGRIEPSASLSARDFGRLSRFIYDTCGIKMPDVKKTMLEARLQKRLRSLGMHSFTDYCDFLFSQEGLDRELVPMLDMVTTNKTDFFREPDHFHYLTHTVLPEWVKRHPGGTLAIWSAGCSSGEEPYTLAMVLSEFAARNPGFDFKILATDISTRVLDKAKTAIYTESQVEPVAIELKKKYLLRSKDRASGMVRIVPELRAKVNFRRLNFMDDDFGMREHLDIIFCRNVIIYFDRQTQERLLQRFHRNMKPGSYIFMGHSETLSGLDVPLVSVYPTVYRKPR
- a CDS encoding chemotaxis protein CheD produces the protein MSTEGAGVLFLKPGQIVVSSQPLLVTTLLGSCVAVAMFCQRLKTGGICHAQLPTCREKEAEGRAHPGRYMDSALSEMLARLLERGALAGELEVKVFGGSDMFQGGGRGRAVGRQNAEMALAVLARESIKVANQDLYGERGRKIIFHTHTGAVFLKRLNRSGVC
- a CDS encoding protein-glutamate methylesterase/protein-glutamine glutaminase, which encodes MPKKIKVLIVDDSAVVRQTLADILSSDPQIEVMSTAGDPFIAADRIRQEVPDVITLDVEMPRMDGITFLHKIMSQHPIPVVMCSSLTDKGSETALKALEYGAVEIIQKPRLGTKAFLEESRVRICDVVKAASQARLRRVPVTTHQVAPKLTADVIMEKPKSQAMMQTTEKVVVVGASTGGTEALRVFLESLPADCPGIVIVQHMPEGFTRAFSQRLDGLCRITVKEAENNDTVVRGRALIAPGNHHLLLKRSGARYFVEIKDGPLVSRHRPSVDVLFRSAARYAGKNAVGIIMTGMGDDGAHGMLEMKQAGALNIAQDEASCIVFGMPNEAIKLGGVDYIRPLDSISREMLRLCQ
- a CDS encoding EAL and HDOD domain-containing protein, with the translated sequence MIDEKFFLGRQPILDRTQQIVGFELLFRSPESLYAANVSDLQMASASVIVNSLSEFGFQEVLGRHKGFFNVTREMLMSDALELLPKDRVVIELLETIVADAEVFERCRTLKSLGFTLALDDHVYSESFHDIYHLIDIVKVDVLETPDTSLAEMVAKFRNWPLTLLAEKVENAEHYKFCSQLGFDLFQGYYFARPVVLRQNKIDIGKITMMQLMKQVMADAEWSEIEETFKQNPGLTYNLLRLVNSVAMGLRVRIKTLRHALTVLGLEQLKRWITLALYANNDSNGVQSPLLEMAATRGKLMELLMLASHGRAAGEIADQAFMVGILSLIDVLFEDSMAELIGKLNLVDSVKSALLHKDGDLGALLLLAELLEQADFPAVNEQLEICELSLDQLLTAQLETFSWADKLSTSL